Proteins from a single region of Gemmatimonadaceae bacterium:
- the rplQ gene encoding 50S ribosomal protein L17, protein MRHRKAGRQLRRTSEQKLALMRNLATSLIEHGAIETTEAKAKELRPFVEKLITKAKTGTLHSRRLAVRHIHKRAAADKLFQEIGPKYATRKGGYTRILKMGHRKGDGADMARIELIEG, encoded by the coding sequence ATGCGGCACCGTAAAGCAGGGCGACAGCTTCGCCGAACCAGTGAGCAGAAGCTCGCGCTCATGCGCAATCTCGCGACGTCGCTCATCGAGCACGGGGCGATCGAGACAACGGAAGCGAAGGCGAAAGAGCTGCGTCCGTTCGTTGAGAAGCTGATTACGAAAGCCAAGACGGGGACGCTGCACTCGCGCCGCCTCGCGGTGCGCCACATCCACAAGCGCGCGGCGGCCGACAAGCTGTTCCAGGAGATCGGTCCGAAGTACGCCACGCGGAAGGGTGGGTATACGCGGATCCTGAAGATGGGTCACCGCAAGGGTGACGG